AGATTGTAGCCTAatttattgtctggactatagtctagtctataggtttatagtctagtctataggtttatagcctagtctataggtttatagtctagttcattgTCGATTcaatagtctgtctatagtccaatcttatctttggtctatagcctagtctttagcctagtctaaactctagtctatagtctggcccaTACTTAAGTTTATGGTATTTTCTACATCGTAGTTCATAGTTTGGAGTATAtcatagtttatagtctcgtaTTTGGTCTAGTCCATTGCCTAGTATATAGTGTTATCTATAGTTTTGTCAAGTCTTTTGTACGGAGTatatcttgactatagtttagtctatattctggactatatttttaaatttagtctatattgtaATCCATATACCCTATTCTGTGATCCGAAATATTGTTTCGTCTCTAATACATCTATGCATTCGCGATGACAAAAATCAAATGAATTACTTAGGAAACGACGTCAATCATTAAATTCGTCTTTGTAAGTTATGCATATATTCAATGCACACTTTAAGCATTCGTATATATGGATCTCTAATGATCTTCTTACATAAAGATTTCGATTGAAATTCATACAATGTCGCAATCTTAaagcaattaattaaatttaattaattgtataaaatagtaaaatgtggatttttttaataaaaagccaGTTAGTATGAAACTAATAAAAAGaactttatattaaacaaaaacgtCTAATACCCAGATCAGTATTACAGTTTCATTTCTAAACTTTTGCAACAATgtgaaagtcaaaaaaaaaaaaaaaaaaaacgtcaaatGCCGCCAAAAGTATTAATGTCTTCACTCCTAAGACGTCTCTTCGTCACACGGTATCATCATGTACATTCATTCACATGTTGATCATGGCGCGTCCTCATCATCATTATTCAGTTGGCCCGTCTATATGCATCAGTGTCATCATGATCAGTGAGTGGTGCAATGTTTCAAACTGCAGCATACAGTTCGGCTAGACGACAAGCGTTTATCTTAAgaatgtaaatatgtatctgttttttttttttgtagaaaatgaaCATGTCTTCTTCCTTTTTACACAATAGATACTATGTACGGGGCTTTGTATAACATTCATTATCTctgtatttagtttattttactctagtctatttaATAAAGCATATTAGCTTTGTGAAAGAAAACAGAtcgttttttttcaacattttaactgttaatttctgttttaaacaaaaaaaggaaaaaaaataaataatgaaaaagatcggaaaaaatcttattaaaacaaGTTGTTTGTTAcagattttttcttaaagaagtGGTGGCAAATGATCTTTAAGTAGGAAAAGAGAGTTAgttggttgtttttgttttgtttgatttgGCATTAGTAGCGGATTTTTGTTTAACTTGCCAATATCATGTTATGATAACACTTCTTGGCATTATGATCTTGGCAGTTGTACGAaagagtgaaaacttaaaagtaaaacttttagtAATGAAAGTTTAAAACCTAAGAATGTAgtatatactagtatatagtctggtctatagtgtagtctataatctagtctatagtgtagtctatagtcaagtctatagtctagactataatctagtctatagtctagtctatagtctagtctatagcctagtcaatagtctagtctatagtctagtctatagcctagtctatagtctagtctatagcctagtcagtagtctagtctatagtgtagtctatagtgtagtatatagtgtagtctatagtgtagtctatagtgtagtctatagtctagtctatagtgtagtctatagtctagtctatagtctagtctatagtgtagtctatagtctagtctatagtctagtctatagtctagtctatagtctagtctatagtctagtctatagtctagtctatagtccagtctatagtctagtctatagtctagtctatagtctagtctatagtctagtctatagtctagtctatagtctagtctttagtctagtctatagtctagtctatagtcaagtctatagtctagtctatagtctagtctatagtctagtctatagtctagtctatagtctatagtctagtctatagtctagtctatagtctagtctatagtttagtctatagtatagtctatagtctagtctatagtctagtctatcgtctagtctatagtttagtctatagtatagtctatagtctagtctatagtgtagtctatagtgtagtctatagtgtagtctatagtgtagtctatagtgtagtctatagtgtagtctatagtgtagtctatagtccagtctatagtctagtctatagtctagtctatagtctagtctatagtctagtctatagtctagtctatagtctatagtctagtctatagtctagtctatagtctagtctatagtctagtcaatagtctagtctatagtctagtctatagtctagtctatagtctagtctatagtctagtctatagtctagtctatagtctagtctatagtctagtctatagtctagtctatagtctagtctatagtctagtctatagtctagtctatagtctagtctatagtctagtctatagtctagtctatagtctagtctatagtctagtctatagtctagtctatagtctagtctatagtctagtctatagtctagtctatagtctagtctatagtctagtctatagtctagactatagtctagtctatagtctagtctatagtctagtctaaagtctagtctatagtctagtctatagtctagtctatagtctagtctatagtctagtctatagtctagtctatagtctaaaatttttttaagaatttttttccaaattgttaTGATTAGAAATAAGTGAATCAATACCTTTACAGTTCTGTTTCTCACAGTAAAGTTGATTACTTACGAAAATAACGAAGAAGTGTTTGATGTATCTTTAGTATGTTAGAGAGAGGAAAAACACCTGTTGCTCGACACACTGTCATTTTGGCTAAGAATCTTTTAGCTTTAAGACaagacaacaacaacgaaaagtTTGTCGTTGTTTTGTTGTAAACCAGTAGCTTAAGATTTAACACCCTCTTGGGGTACATGTTGCgagcaatgtttttttttgttacacttTTACCACAATGCTGCTGAAGAGAAGGCCTGGtttgtttttgtaagtttttttgctCTACCGCCACAGGATGTTGCTGATgagtataaaagttttttgttgttggtagtTGGGGTATGATGACTATGTcagtttgtatttttgttttgctcCAATCTTTCTTGCTATAACAGAGCTCTATTGGTTTAAAAATGTGGGTTTACAAAAACATGTAATCAAGCGTAAAATGTTACGTTTTTTGTAACGCTTCAATGTTCAGCACAATGTTTAAGGCTACAAATTACTATGATTTGAATACACATtaaactacagcaacaacaactttgattaattttagcatttttatgctttttaaatagaactgaacggTATAGCATGTATCGCCATAACATCTACTATCTATGGTTTGAATACCTATGAAAGGGTTCCATTcgtttggtttttaaaaacttactcAGGCGTTTAGGCATTCATTCAGTTGACAAcgttattatacatatatacatattctttataagtttaagatttattaagaaatatttatattcctacatacatttaaaattagagttttaaactatttttaaatataagaaaggggttttttaaaattagtaacaagtttaattttacaataaaaatcttCTTCAAATACACAATATTTCAATactttggtttattttatttccctcttttaaaaataaaccaaagttCTTGCACTATTAGGTAAATGATAAGACCCATTGGTTGTGCCTCCATTGCAAACTAAAATCCTTTACTCCTCCTCTTCCTCATAGGGATAATCCGGCACCGTATAATTAAGTTCCATTTTACCAGATTTGGCCACCTTAGTGAAAGAAAAAACCAAATAGTTCAATATATTATTCATTCCCCTCTCTAACTCCCCCTTTAAACCTACAAATATCACTGAAGCCACAAATGAAGCGATACCACTTAAAAATACCATCATATAACGATTTTGTCTACGTGCATTGTATTCCTGCCAACTACCCTGTGGTATGGGCATATCATTAAATGTGGCATGTTCTCCACCATCCTTAAATTTTGCCTTCGAACGTGTTTGCATGTAGCCGCCTTAAGTAAAGAATTTCaagaagaattttattttaattttttctttattttttttctctctctatcTGCTTTTAACAAGAATTTCATTAGACTTACTCGTCCTTCTGTTAATTTGTCTAGTGGCTTGATGTCTTAAAAGATTTAAGGCAAACATTTTTAgctttttgagcaaaaatttaaatttcaaactatttttgttattttttgtgaaatgtaaacaaaataaatttttgaaatattatttttttggaaaaataactttttgacaaatatttttgtttgaaagacAAATGCCAGACAAGGTTTCAATAAATTTGAGTAGAGAAATGATAAaccaataaacaattttgtatatgatATAGATATTGTACTAAAATTGTTAACAATCTCTTAACAGATTAGGGATTGATCAATAAAGAAGGCAATAAAGTTAATTGCATATAGAGCAAACTGTAAACTGATCTTCTGAACAAACTATAAACATatatagtctacagactagactgatTTATACAGACTGATCATTAGAGAAAaatacagactgatctataaagtAGACGGATTTATAAAGCAGGCTAAATATGgatctatagagcagactatagactgatctatagagcagactatagactgatctatagagcagactatagactgatctatagagcagactatagactgttctatagagcagactatagactgatctatggagcagactatagactgatctataaagtagactatagactgatctatagaacagtctatagactgatctatagagcagactatatactgatctacagagcagactatatactgatctatagagcagactataaactgatctatagagcagactatagactgatctatagagcagactatagactgatctatagagcagactatagactgatctatagagcagactatagactgatctatagagcagactattgactgatctatagagcagactatagactgatctatagagcagactatagactgatctatagagcagactatagactgatctatagagcagactatagattgatctatagagcagactatagacagatctatagagcagactatagactgatctatagagcagactatagactgatctatagagcaTAATACAGACTGAGAGTAGACCAGAGACTGAtctttagagtagactataactTACACAATCGACCTGTCAATATAATCGACCTGATCTATAAAGCAGaatacagactgatctatagagcaGAATACAGACTGAGAGTAGACCAGAGACTGAtctttagagtagactataactTACACAATCGACCTGTCAATAATTCACactaaatattagtttttagttaagactttaaagatttattattaaattttagttgaattttcttttaatgaaaaattatcttaaaattttcgctttttttaaaaaaaatatttaaaatttttttattttttttaaatttatgattttatctatatatatcaaAGAATTGTTCAAACTTAAACATTAACCCATTTCAAATTAATCTTAACATAAACAcccaaaattttacacttaattagttttaaaatgttatgttcTTTCCAACTTTTTCATTTTGTCATGTAATTGTTGTAACAATTATATCTTatcatttgttaaatatataaaataattatctaCAACATCAACCTAATTTCTCTATATTACAAAAGAAATGTATgccataataaacaaaaaagttggTTAAAGGGAacgaaagaaacaaaaaaaaaaaatggaaaaacaaatacatttgtttatacaaattctatgtttataaacaagataCAGTATctagtta
The window above is part of the Lucilia cuprina isolate Lc7/37 chromosome 6, ASM2204524v1, whole genome shotgun sequence genome. Proteins encoded here:
- the LOC111679772 gene encoding uncharacterized protein LOC111679772; the encoded protein is MFALNLLRHQATRQINRRTSGYMQTRSKAKFKDGGEHATFNDMPIPQGSWQEYNARRQNRYMMVFLSGIASFVASVIFVAKSGKMELNYTVPDYPYEEEEE